Within Aspergillus oryzae RIB40 DNA, chromosome 2, the genomic segment TATCATAGACGTTGCTAATGCTGATACAACCACTCCTTTAGGAGCAGATTGATATTATGCACCTCTCGAGAGATGCTATGGGCCAGCCTCAACCAAGTCAACATGGTCAAACAAAGCCGATCTTCGCTGTTGTCGTGAAGCTGCCATGCCTTGCGGTAAAATATCCAGAAGGAAGTGGATGCGTTAGTTTGACCGACATACAATGGCTCAGGATTCTATATCTGATATAGTGCAGATCCGTCGGTTCCAGATCAAGTTCTCCTTAGAGCGTGACTTTTACAGTGCGCTTTCCATACTCAGTGATATCTCGTGCCCTTTCTCAGAGTCAAGTCCTGGCTCAATGTCAGTGACTCGCAGATCAACCTTATCACAATGGCCCACAAGGCCAGTGCCACCCGCACCTTATCCAGCGTCATCCTTCCCTAATATATCTGGAACAACTGGTATCCCTGCTCTGAGAATTCCGCCTTCCCCATTATATTCACCTGCAGTCAGTTTGCCAGTGATGACACTGAACCCTACTCCCGGTAACCCGCTTCAATTCTGGCTTAAGAACACTGACTGTATATTCACCTAACCTGGCTTATAGGCGCACTGAACCCATCCTCACAAACCGCCTTTAGTGGTCACTCAGCGTCCAATGCCAATCAAAGGCACAATTCAATCAGTGCTACTGCCCCTATGAGACAGTCATTACTTCAAGCATCGAGCGACAGTACCTCAACTGGAGCCacatcaagaccatcaacAGCTACAATTTGCCACGATATTCAGGCTCTCAATCGGCTTTTGCCTCCGAAAAGAGACCTGCCATTTCCCAAACAACCGGCAAAGAGACCATGTTCAACATTGGCGCCACAACCTTCTACCGCCTCACACACAGAAGAAGCATATAAGACAATACTTAATACAGGTGCCAGATAAGTCCTATCCTTTGTACAAGTGCTTAATGTTATTATCCCCAGCTAACTCTACCTCTCCGTTAGCTACACAACCAACTCATAATACACCGGTACTACCTCTAAACCAGATAGCCAGGGAGAAGACGCAGAATTCAAGAGTTATCACACTCAAATACCGCCCATATTCGCAGCCACAGTCTAATCGAACAGAACCTACCCCTAGTCACATTTCCCGCAGACCTAATCTCACACAATCGACCATTACGCCACACATACTACCAGAAAATACTCACCAGTCTCCACTTGCAATCCAGCAGGATACACCTCCCCTTCTCAATCAACGTCCAACTACCGAGAACAGTCGCCAGGAGCCCCAACATGATCTCCTCGCTAAAGCAGACTTCTCAGTATATTTGGCGTCGCCGACTCCTGAGCGTACACAGAAGCTGGAAAACTGGATCTGCGGGAATCTCGAAAACGATGGGTTTTTGCAGCTTTGTGAGGATGTGGAAggaatatggagaaggttTGCATTGGGCAAGTGAGTATTCCTTTGCTTCCTGTACAACATTCGTCCTGTTTTGGCTTGTCTGATGGCTGAGCTTCACCGGGCTTGTGCGAGATTAAAGTCTGTATAGCATAGTCGAAGaacttttatttctttcATATGCAAAATTTGCTGGCGTTATACTACATGCATTACTTTTCAGCAAACTCAAATCGAACTTTCCATTACCCAAAGTTAATCCAACTATAGCATGTTGgaaagaaatagatatcaCTGGCAACTTGTTataaatacatacaaaatCACCATTAAGCCCGCTAGATACCATTAGCCGTAACAAATAGAAaatgttgttttctttttttccgaGAAAAATAGGGGGGAGACGGAAAAGCAAACTACAAGGCAGTTAAGTTACAACTGAGAGAGATTTTCATGAGGAATAGGGATATTCCCATCAGCCAAGAAATTCTTCCAACCAG encodes:
- a CDS encoding uncharacterized protein (predicted protein); translated protein: MSHRGPFNWSHIIGNGDIICIFERHAIPSPLYSRVLLKVMRDHDILEQIDIMHLSRDAMGQPQPSQHGQTKPIFAVVVKLPCLAVKYPEGSGCWSLSVQCQSKAQFNQCYCPYETVITSSIERQYLNWSHIKTINSYNLPRYSGSQSAFASEKRPAISQTTGKETMFNIGATTFYRLTHRRSI